The following DNA comes from Candidatus Hydrogenedentota bacterium.
GTCCTGCAGGACCCGCAGCAGCTTCACCTGCATCGGGACGCTCGTTTCGCTGACCTCGTCCAGGAAGATGGTCCCTCCGTCCGCCGAATGAAAGAAGCCGGCTCGCGCTTCGGTGGCGCCGGTGAACGCGCCCTTGACGTGCCCGAAAAGCTCGCTTTCCAGCAAGCCGTCTGGGATGCCGCCGCAGTTGACGGGCACAAACGGGGCCGCCGAGCGCGCGCTACCATAGTGGATCGCGCGCGCCACCAGTTCTTTCCCCGTGCCGCTCTCCCCTGTGATCAAGACCGTGGCCGAGGTGGAGGCCGCTTTCCGCACCGCGCGGAGGATCTTCCGCATGGCTTCCGATTCCCCCAGCAACCCGTGACGCATCGTGGCTGCCGGCATGCCGGCGGAGTTGCCGAATCGGCGGACCCGCAGTTTTTCGAGGGCCCGCTTTACGGCTGCGGAAAGTTCCGCGTCAGTAAACGGCTTCGCAACATATTCCTCGGCGCCGGTCTTGATCGCCTGCACCGCACCCTCAATCGACGGGTAACCGGTAATCATCATGACCTCGGTGTCGCGGTAATTTTCCCGGACGTGTCGCACGAGGTCCATGCCGCTGACCTTGGGCATCTTGAGGTCCGTGATAACCAAGTCCACCTTGACTGATTTCAATAGTTCGGCCGCGCCCGCGACACCCGGCGCCGTCAACACGTCATACCCTTCGGCAGACAGATTTCGCTGCAGGACTTCAAGGGTTAGTGGGGAATCGTCTACGACCAGGATCCGTGACCTATCCGCTTTCTTGGCCATCCGGTCGGGCCTCCTCAAATTGGCCGGCGGCCAAGGGCAGCCGCACCTCAAATCGTGTTCCCACACCCACCTCGCTGTGGACGTGAATAGTCCCTTCGTGCGCCGTCACAATCCCGTGCACCACGGGCAAGCCAAGCCCCGTACCTTCGCCAATGTCCTTGGTGGTGAAGAACGGCACGAATACCTGCTGAAGCACCTCGGGACTCATGCCGGGCCCCGAATCTTCCACGTGAAGCACGACAGCATCGGCGGCCGCTTCGGTCTTCAGCCGGAGTGTCCCTCCGTCTGGCATCGCCTGCAACGCATTCACGACGAGGTTCACGACCACCTGGGTGATTTGCGCGGGGTCAGCGGGAATCTGTGGCAACATCGGGTCAAGCATGCACACAACATCCACTCCCGCCCCTGCGCAGCGTGCGCCCAGAAGAGAAAGCGCTTCCTGCACCACCTGACTGAGGTCCAAGAGCGTCTTCTCCG
Coding sequences within:
- a CDS encoding sigma-54-dependent Fis family transcriptional regulator — encoded protein: MAKKADRSRILVVDDSPLTLEVLQRNLSAEGYDVLTAPGVAGAAELLKSVKVDLVITDLKMPKVSGMDLVRHVRENYRDTEVMMITGYPSIEGAVQAIKTGAEEYVAKPFTDAELSAAVKRALEKLRVRRFGNSAGMPAATMRHGLLGESEAMRKILRAVRKAASTSATVLITGESGTGKELVARAIHYGSARSAAPFVPVNCGGIPDGLLESELFGHVKGAFTGATEARAGFFHSADGGTIFLDEVSETSVPMQVKLLRVLQDKEVCMVGSSRARKVDVRIVAATNKDLLGLVKKDAFRKDLFYRLNVITLVLPPLRERGEDILLLARHFARRFAAELGRTEPRFSDRSMAVLRNYEWPGNVRELENVVQRLVLMTDGDIIDAPDLPPLMRFSPLSRTGLDRTLAEVEAEYVSNVLASLGGNKTQAAKILGIDRKTLRDKVTAVLDGQGDSPKPGQR